A genomic window from Silene latifolia isolate original U9 population chromosome Y, ASM4854445v1, whole genome shotgun sequence includes:
- the LOC141632927 gene encoding uncharacterized protein LOC141632927 produces the protein MVLVMSVLSTMHSYWASIFLLPSGVMNKVEAICRNFLLGGKDAYLRAPNVAWAKCCTPKEEGGLGLKNAKIWNRTVLGKYTSWLATKKDHLWVKWVNHVYMKGCAWTDYSAPLDCSWTWKKIVQVKDIFKAGYHNNTWIHNASDYSIASGYNWLRTSFPNVLWRFICWNPLNIPKTAFIYWASLHKKLLTRDRLVQMGICSDVNCCLCDTAPESHDHLFQECDFTRRCMNLLQLKLQFSCPTDDIIRWFSAGRCKSVLQKLLAGAFYVGVIHAIWMARNRARLHHSVIHPKVLVHQVWKEVLERWKRRNRSPLRPLETQWLTSVTM, from the coding sequence ATGGTGCTTGTTATGTCTGTTTTGTCCACTATGCATTCCTATTGGGCTTCAATTTTTCTTCTCCCTTCTGGTGTCATGAACAAAGTAGAAGCTATTTGTAGGAATTTCCTTTTGGGAGGAAAAGATGCTTACCTCAGAGCACCTAATGTAGCTTGGGCAAAGTGTTGTACTCCAAAAGAGGAAGGGGGCTTGGGCCTTAAGAATGCTAAGATCTGGAATAGAACTGTCCTTGGAAAATATACCAGTTGGTTAGCTACTAAGAAGGATCATCTTTGGGTTAAATGGGTGAATCATGTCTATATGAAAGGGTGTGCTTGGACTGACTATTCTGCTCCTTTAGACTGCAGTTGGACTTGGAAGAAAATAGTGCAGGTTAAGGATATCTTTAAGGCTGGTTACCATAATAACACTTGGATTCATAATGCTTCTGACTACTCCATTGCTTCTGGTTACAATTGGTTAAGAACTTCCTTTCCTAATGTCCTTTGGCGGTTTATTTGTTGGAATCCCCTCAACATTCCTAAAACTGCTTTTATCTATTGGGCATCTCTCCATAAGAAACTTCTTACTCGTGATAGATTGGTCCAAATGGGTATCTGCAGTGATGTCAACTGTTGTTTGTGTGATACTGCCCCTGAATCTCATGACCATTTATTCCAAGAGTGTGACTTTACCAGGAGATGTATGAACCTACTGCAGCTGAAGCTCCAATTCTCATGCCCTACAGATGACATTATCAGGTGGTTTTCTGCTGGTAGATGTAAGAGTGTTCTGCAGAAGTTACTTGCAGGTGCCTTTTATGTTGGTGTCATTCATGCAATTTGGATGGCTAGGAATCGTGCTAGGCTTCACCATTCAGTTATTCATCCTAAAGTCCTAGTGCATCAAGTTTGGAAGGAGGTGTTAGAAAGATGGAAGAGAAGGAATAGATCTCCCTTGAGGCCACTAGAAACGCAATGGCTGACTAGTGTAACAATGTAA